acctggTGTCTAGCAAtgctattcttgccacaactggcaaacctttTCGACCGTGGAAAGTTAGAGCAAGACGAACACTCCATAAgggacatgagtgtatccccTCTGTTGAGCCCATTGTTTGGGAAATTCTGGAGGGATCGGAGTAACAAAGTATTCATTTTCGAGCGTGAATAGGatgctggtcgaatttggaggaccggacgtactcctttacttgctttggggtttggtgaataagctggcggatggagcggatgggtgaaaatgaagaggttgattttgtgaaagcagaataagggttcatgagggggagttgggtttcagaaatcttggtttcatcgctaagagagacttcatagagataatttatcttagaagcattagaaacacaaaattctagaggtgttgaagatgaagatgaaggtgcaagagaaactggtgcttcgaggatttctagttctgtagacatgatgagaagagatcttctcagctcTGGATTCACCtgtcaagcgcatggaatggataacataaaaacgaaaccatggctcgatatcatgaatggacctagacttagaaccgggaaggagagtaaatttccgcGTGTATGCATCCCATAGTGGCGAACAACCCTGCCAAGCCCTTCAAGGACAGacgcttttttaaaaaaaaaccacttaGCCATTTAATTCATGAATCACATTTCACATTCATAAAATTTAGGGACGGTTtgtatcattttctcttttaaagaaCTATATGTGAATCCGTGTTAACATTTGCATTTTGTGAGAATTTTaaatgtttgaaaatttttgatcaagaaaaaataaaacataaaaggTCAATCCAAATAGACCATGAGAGTTCGAACATTTTGATTCCGAAGCAATGTATTTACTAGCAACTGCTTTTAAGATTTTAGTTGCAATCAAGAGGGCAATAAGTTGAATTGGAATATTGCCCTTTTATTGTACATAATACAAAACTAAGCAGTATATTAGACTTTCTCTGTTttgtaaaaatgaatgggttggaaaatattttcctaaaataatcacttatattattatattaatattaaaatgaatgaatgaaaaatattttcatcatctacaataatatttacattatattgttattaataatgaaaacatttttttttatcaattaatcaTCTCCAATGATATAAATGATAGTTTCTAGGAAAATACTTATcacattatttattttccatgaatcaACAATAGTGAAGTTagagatttttctaattttacttTAAAACGTTTGCCATTACTCAttaaaaaattccctttcaatGAAGTGATTATTGTTTTTATGtaatattaataatttaatgagATAAGTgcacttgaaaattttaaaacttattacaaaatacaatcaatcttaaaaattttaagaagtgCAATTAAgtattaaatttatcaaattagtacaattaaatcctTCAGCTTAGCTCCATTCAAAttaacaaatgaaaaatgttaacattgcttattatttttttttttctctacgtgatgatgatatgattaaaaataaaataacactaaaataatgtcattttgatcaaaaaaatttttataatacaaaatttacttaaattaatattaaaaataagtaaaatttaaaagaaaataccaaaaaaaaaaaaaaaaagcaagtcaGGGCTTGCAACCCTTGCCTCTTTGCCCCAAATCTTTGCAAGGGGCCAGTGAAGGTGAAGGAATGGTTGGCCAGGGTCGATGGGCCTTGGTTAGGGGCTCGCAACCCTTGCCAAGGGCCTACAGGCCCTATCCTAATTTTTCcgtcttccttttttgtttttttaaatttttcttattttagcttaacttaaataaaatttgtacttaaaaaatagatttagaccAAAATGACATAATTTTAGCTAggtcatgttagcatttttcattagtGAAATTAGACAGAGTTAACGAAATGACTTTATTGCATCAATTGTAGAACTTTTATGATTCACactctttaaaaattttaagacgtAATTACATTTTAACGATAAGTGTTAGAACTTTTAATACACTTTATCCTTACTTCGACGATGGAACTAATTAGGCTGCTGACTAAGATCAACGGCCTAAAGCCGGTCCAATTTGCTCACTTTGGGTCCGACCGGACTCAGTCGATTCATCAGACCTAAAGTAGCCTCGTCGCCTGGTTAGCTTCCCTTCAACGAGTGCACCGGCGACCATGGCTGTCGTCAGCTCCCGCTGAGGAAGGTGTCGGTCCGGCGAagtgaggcagagagagagagagagagagagatggccatcgggaggagcagcagcagcagcagcagcgctGCGAAGGCGGCGGTGAAGAAGGCGCTGGGGGAGATGGGCTTTAACAGCAGCGGCGGCGCCATCAACTGGTTCCCCGGCCACATGGCCGCCGCCACCCGCGCCATCCGCGACCGCCTCAAAGTCTCCGACCTCGTCATCGAAGTCCGCGACTCCCGCGTCCgtactctctctcccctctctctctcttcttcttcttcttgttctttttctttgtttggtttgAATTCTGATACTCTGTGTGCATGGAATTGGTGATTCGCCTCGCTTGTCTTCGATCAGATTCCGCTGTCGTCGGTGAACGCGGACTTGCAGCCTCACCTCTCCAAGAAGAGGCGGGTGATCGCGCTGACCAAGAAGGATTTGGCCAACCCCAACGTCATGCacgtaaaaaaaaatcccaactttCGCTTTTCTCTGCTTTTCCCACTTCCGTAACGATTACCTCGATCATGCCTTTCGTGGCAACTGATCATTCGGGTTCTCGTCCCTTGGTGTTTGCCGTGCAGAAATGGACTCACTACTTCGACTCTCGGAATCAGGACTGCCTCCCCATAAATGCCCATAGCAAGAGCTCTGTTAAGAAGGTCCGTCGAAATGCGTTTGCTTTTTGATACCGGCGCCTTTAATTCAGTGCATTAACCCTTCTTAGTAAATGCTGCAAGACACTTTGTATTATATGTCTTACTGTTAGGGAATGCTGCTTCTGTCAATGCAGTAACTGCACGATTGtgccttttctcttcttggagATGTGACGCCTTGGATATTTGTAATTCTTTTCCATAGCTTCTGGATCTTGTGGAGGTTAAATTGAAGGAAGTGATTTCAAGGGAACCTACTCTCCTAGTCATGGTGGTTGGCGTTCCTAATGTGGGCAAATCAGCtcttattaattcaattcatcgAATTGCATCCTCTCGTTTTCCTGGTAAGAGTTTCCTCTTCCTCGCAATGTGTATTGGCAAGAGATACAAACCTCCTCTTTGGCAGTTGACCTCATCTGTGTAGAAAAATACTCCACACCCGATAATTTGATGGTGCAATACAATTTTCTTAACAACTAAGTATAGTGAGGTTGAGGCTTAATCAAGTACCATGGATATATCGTAATGTTACCTGGTAACTTTGCTTTATTTTCTATTGCTTTATGATGGTGGCTTTGAGTTTTTCTTAGTGCAGGAGAAGATCAAGAGAGCAACAGTGGGCCCCTTGCCTGGTGTTACGCAAGATATTGCTGGTTTCAAGGTCAAATTTTCTTCCGCTGTTATAAAAATTATGGCGGCATTCTCTCAAGCAGTCTGACTTTGCAATTTTGTGCATGAACTCAGAACTCTCTAGATTGATAGATGCATGATCTTGGCTTTGTTGATTGACTGCTTTTGTATTAACATGCAGTGAAAAGACATCGGCaaacttttataattaatcCTCAGAGACTCTTGCTTTTATATGTGCTTGAATACAATCACAGATGAACTTTCTTGCCATCTGTTAACATCCTTTCCTGTCCTTCTTTTCTCATTATAGATAGACCTAATCATAAAACTTTCCAATTTATCCAATGTTCTCTTACCTAATATAGTTGTATATAATTTAATCTTTTCTGATTTTGGACTGTGATGTACAGATCGCTCATCATCCAAGTATCTATGTTCTTGACACTCCCGGTGTACTAGTTCCTAGTATCCCAGACATAGAAACAGGATTGAAGCTAGCTCTTGCAGGTTGGCTATTGTTTCTGTTTGTGTTTTTGCACTCTCTACCTTCTATAATTTGATCATCTGCTCAATTCATTTTGCTGCAGGGCAGTCCTTTTCTAAACTACTAAACTTGTAACTTGTGATTTGGGCATCTCTCTGCTACTTCTATTCAACTTAGTCTGCCATAGTGGAGTGCACACTAGGGGAAAAGGATTGGACATTAGCCATCAACTTCTAGATGTTGTGACCTGGCAGAGCTTTGTGAAAAATCGTTCACCATTATCCAGAAGAGATTCTAAAATTTTCCAGCTTATAAATGTAGGGAAATTAGTGTATGTTAGAATGTTTCACGCATTCCTCTTTAAGTATTGAAGATGGCTGAATTACTTGAACCCAGTTTCATCATTAGGTAACCCAGTCCTGACTGTCATTTGGGTTATAGAAATGGTAGATAGATGAATCTCATCCGAGAATATGCTATGATGACTTTATTAAGCAGAGCTTGGGGCATTGGAAGTTGTCTTTTGGTCTTTGGCTTTACATAGTGCAGCCTCAATATGATTTAACTAGACGACCACATTGCTTGACAAGGGAGAAGTATAATCCATCTGGTACTTGtttccatgtttttcttttgattggtaAAAGAAGtatatcttatatatatatatatatattcccttgtctgttttattaaattttacccTTGTTGGTggaatttgcattttcttgattGGTGAGTTGTTCACTGTTTCCTTCTTCAGTTTTGCCCTCTTTCCACATCCCTCATGCCTGGAGATATAGCTTAGTGTCAGTCCATCTTGTATCTTCTTTATAATATAACTTATGTATTAAATGTACCTGCAGGGTCTGTCAAAGACTCAGTGGTTGGTGAAGAGCGCATTGCTCAGTACTTGTTGGCAGTATTAAATACTAGAGGCACCCCCCTTCACTGGAAGCATTCAAATAACAGAAGAATGGAGGGTATTCGATATGAACCAGAAGAAAAGCATGATTACAACCTTAAAGATCTtcggccaaagaagaagccACCTAATGTCTCTGATGTCCTGTATATAGAGGTATTTTTTATGTACAATATGTGCCTATATATGAGGTTTATAACGCGTCATGATAAACTTATAGTATATGTTGGTAATTGATTGTATGCACCTGGAAGTTGTGGTCTTGGGTACTTAGATACTAAATTCATTTATAGTATTCCATACGTTTTCATGATAATGACCCAAAATCGTTAGCAGTCCTTGTCATTGAAAGCCCTTATAGTTTTGAGCTGCTTAATTCTTCCTGTAGATGATAGCTACAAGTTGCCTTGAAAATTGTGATCCACTTGAATTAATCTTCACTTCAAACTTGGAGTTTTGACTGGATGGATTCCGCCTTTAGATTAGAGTAAAAGCAAATCAGTGCAACCATCAGAAGAGATGATTTTTTGCAATGTGACCTTTATGTTAAACTTTGGTGATGGTTTGTAAATTTACTGACTCTTCTTTTTAGTATGAAAGTTATTAGTTCAT
The sequence above is drawn from the Eucalyptus grandis isolate ANBG69807.140 chromosome 11, ASM1654582v1, whole genome shotgun sequence genome and encodes:
- the LOC104429473 gene encoding short integuments 2, mitochondrial-like isoform X1, which codes for MAIGRSSSSSSSAAKAAVKKALGEMGFNSSGGAINWFPGHMAAATRAIRDRLKVSDLVIEVRDSRIPLSSVNADLQPHLSKKRRVIALTKKDLANPNVMHKWTHYFDSRNQDCLPINAHSKSSVKKLLDLVEVKLKEVISREPTLLVMVVGVPNVGKSALINSIHRIASSRFPVQEKIKRATVGPLPGVTQDIAGFKIAHHPSIYVLDTPGVLVPSIPDIETGLKLALAGSVKDSVVGEERIAQYLLAVLNTRGTPLHWKHSNNRRMEGIRYEPEEKHDYNLKDLRPKKKPPNVSDVLYIEDMVTEVQRALYFSLSEFDGDVENENDLECLIEQQFEALQKALRIPHKASEAHIMVSKKFLTLFRTGKLGPFILDDVPAVNTAS
- the LOC104429473 gene encoding short integuments 2, mitochondrial-like isoform X2 — encoded protein: MAIGRSSSSSSSAAKAAVKKALGEMGFNSSGGAINWFPGHMAAATRAIRDRLKVSDLVIEVRDSRKWTHYFDSRNQDCLPINAHSKSSVKKLLDLVEVKLKEVISREPTLLVMVVGVPNVGKSALINSIHRIASSRFPVQEKIKRATVGPLPGVTQDIAGFKIAHHPSIYVLDTPGVLVPSIPDIETGLKLALAGSVKDSVVGEERIAQYLLAVLNTRGTPLHWKHSNNRRMEGIRYEPEEKHDYNLKDLRPKKKPPNVSDVLYIEDMVTEVQRALYFSLSEFDGDVENENDLECLIEQQFEALQKALRIPHKASEAHIMVSKKFLTLFRTGKLGPFILDDVPAVNTAS